The following proteins are encoded in a genomic region of Notolabrus celidotus isolate fNotCel1 chromosome 19, fNotCel1.pri, whole genome shotgun sequence:
- the crata gene encoding carnitine O-acetyltransferase — MWGICSRTMVKVGMAKPCGLVKPCHLVKPVSVTRVSGRYLTHQKGLPALPIPPLQQTCERYISALEPIVEVDELKNTKELLDEFQKAGGVGERLQRGLEKRASGTDNWLSQWWVQVAYLTYRLPVVVHSSPGLVLPRMNFRDKQGQIRFAAKLIAGVLDFKTMIDNETLPVEYLGGKPLCMNQYYELLSSCRIPGLKQDSVVNHAKSPRPPKHITVVHNFQFFVLDVYNSDGTPLTSNQLCVQLERICSSSLQTNMEPIGILTTQHRDQWGKAYLNLIKDKTNKRSVSAIQRSIFTLCLDGAMPRGSEEMRRSTAAVQMLHGGGSQWNSGNRWFDKTLQFIVGEEGMCGAIYEHAPAEGPPIVALIDHVVDYTGKPETTRCPMVPLPMPQKLPFNMTPEIKKDIEEAKHDMNILAEDLDMRVTVFGHFGKNVPKSHKMSPDAFIQIALQLAYYRMHQRCCATYESASLRMFRLGRTDTIRSASNASAAFVKAFDDLNKQNTEKVDLMGKAVAAHRSYTNMAISGQAIDRHLLGLKLQAVEENVSMPKVFTDPAYAKALHYCLSTSQVPSKADCVMCFGPVVSNGYGVCYNPMENHINFAVSSFNACEETNAARMAQAVESALLDMRTLLEQTPRAKL, encoded by the exons ATGTGGGGCATTTGCAGCAGAACTATG GTGAAGGTGGGGATGGCGAAACCCTGTGGCTTGGTGAAACCATGTCACTTGGTGAAACCCGTGTCGGTGACCAGGGTCTCCGGCAGATACCTGACCCATCAGAAGGGTCTGCCCGCGCTGCCGATTCCCCCTCTGCAGCAGACCTGCGAGCGCTACATCTCCGCACTGGAGCCCATTGTGGAGGTGGACGAGCTGAAGAACACCAAAGAGCTGCTGGACGAGTTCCAGAAAGCCGGAGGAGTcggagagaggctgcagagagggcTGGAGAAGAGGGCGAGCGGCACCGACAACTGG TTGTCACAGTGGTGGGTGCAGGTCGCTTACCTCACGTACCGCCTCCCTGTGGTGGTTCACTCGAGTCCTGGGTTGGTCCTGCCTCGCATGAACTTCAGGGACAAGCAGGGACAGATCAG GTTCGCTGCCAAACTGATAGCGGGTGTTTTGGACTTTAAGACGATGATTGACAA tgAAACTcttccagttgaatatctcggTGGGAAGCCTCTCTGCATGAATCAGTACTATGAACTCCTGTCATCCTGCCGCATCCCCGGTCTGAAGCAGGACTCTGTGGTGAACCACGCCAAGAGTCCCAGACCTCCGAAACACATCACCGTGGTGCACAACTTCCAG TTCTTCGTGCTGGACGTGTACAACAGTGACGGGACTCCTCTGACGTCCAATCAGCTCTGTGTTCAGCTGGAGAGgatctgcagctcctctctgcagaccaACATGGAGCCCATCGGCATCCTCACCACGCAGCATCGAGACCAGTGGGGCAAAGCTTACCTCAACCTCATCAAAG atAAGACCAACAAGCGGTCGGTGTCGGCCATCCAGAGGAGCATCTTCACGCTGTGTTTGGACGGAGCGATGCCTCGAGGATCTGAAGAGATGCGCAGGAGCACCGCCGCCGTCCAGATGCTGCACGGAGGAGGAAGCCAGTGGAACAGCGGCAACCGCTGGTTTGACAAGACGCTTCAG TTTATCGTCGGAGAGGAAGGGATGTGTGGTGCGATCTACGAGCACGCTCCAGCCGAGGGTCCCCCCATCGTGGCCTTGATCGACCACGTTGTAGATTACAC GGGGAAGCCAGAAACGACTCGCTGTCCCATGGTGCCTCTGCCCATGCCCCAGAAACTTCCCTTCAACATGACACCAGAGATCAAGAAGGACATCGAGGAAGCCAAACATGACATGAACAT CCTGGCAGAGGATCTGGACATGAGGGTCACCGTGTTCGGACACTTTGGGAAAAATGTGCCAAAGTCCCACAAGATGAGTCCGGATGCGTTCATACAGATCGCTCTGCAGCTGGCGTACTACAG GATGCATCAGCGCTGCTGTGCCACGTATGAAAGTGCCTCCCTGCGTATGTTCAGACTGGGTCGAACAGACACGATCAGATCCGCCTCCAACGCCTCAGCTGCCTTCGTAAAAGCCTTCGATGACCTCAACAAACAG AACACAGAGAAAGTTGATCTGATGGGGAAAGCTGTGGCAGCACACAGATCGTACACCAACATG GCGATCAGCGGTCAGGCCATAGACAGACACCTGCTGGGTCTGAAGCTGCAGGCTGTGGAGGAAAACGTCTCCATGCCTAAAGTCTTCACTGACCCAGCCTACGCCAAAGCCTTACATTACTGTCTGTCTACGAGTCAG GTCCCGTCCAAGGCCGACTGCGTCATGTGTTTCGGCCCCGTCGTGTCGAACGGATACGGCGTTTGCTATAACCCCATGGAGAATCACATCAACTTTGCCGTGTCGTCTTTTAACGCCTGCGAAGAAACGAATGCCGCTCGGATGGCTCAGGCCGTGGAGAGCGCTCTGCTGGACATGAGGACTCTGCTGGAGCAAACACCAAGAGCGAAACTGTGA